A window of the Canis lupus baileyi chromosome 8, mCanLup2.hap1, whole genome shotgun sequence genome harbors these coding sequences:
- the DIRAS3 gene encoding GTP-binding protein Di-Ras3, whose protein sequence is MGNQCFGFRTRLLQRLRPLPALLVVRGAPPQGQGKDYHVAVLGAAGLAKGALVRRWVRGGFQDACLPGAEGAEGAEEGARGAQAADPPRAPRAPRAPRARRALLRRLAAGAPAFPPACAASEKQILEELQPFYELLCKVKGKNVRQYPIVLVLGSRGEQGRWELTIREGVACVEWDCAFLETSAAMGVGVQELLHALRRHERRPGPAAPPAPPARRGARLAKAAEKLLGHCLVL, encoded by the coding sequence ATGGGCAACCAGTGCTTCGGCTTCCGGACGCGGCTGCTGCAGCGCCTGCGGCCCCTGCCCGCCCTCCTGGTGGTGCGCGGCGCCCCTCCGCAGGGCCAGGGCAAGGACTACCACGTCGCGGTGCTCGGCGCCGCCGGCCTGGCCAAGGGCGCGCTGGTGCGGAGGTGGGTGCGCGGCGGCTTCCAGGACGCGTGCCTGccgggggccgagggggccgagggggccgaggagGGGGCCCGGGGCGCCCAGGCCGCCGatcccccgcgcgccccccgcgcgccccgcgcgccccgcgcccgccgcgccctgCTGCGCCGCCTGGCTGCCGGGGCGCCCGCCTTCCCGCCCGCCTGCGCGGCCTCGGAGAAGCAGATCCTGGAGGAGCTGCAGCCCTTCTACGAGCTGCTGTGCAAGGTCAAGGGCAAGAACGTGCGCCAGTACCCGATCGTGCTGGTGCTGGGCAGCCGCGGCGAGCAGGGCCGCTGGGAGCTGACGATCCGCGAGGGCGTCGCCTGCGTCGAGTGGGACTGCGCCTTCCTGGAGACCTCGGCCGCCATGGGCGTCGGCGTGCAGGAGCTGCTCCACGCGCTGCGGCGCCACGAGCgcaggcccggccccgccgccccgcccgccccgcccgcccgccgcggggCCCGGCTCGCCAAGGCCGCCGAGAAGCTGCTCGGCCACTGCCTGGTGCTGTGA